A stretch of DNA from Cannabis sativa cultivar Pink pepper isolate KNU-18-1 chromosome X, ASM2916894v1, whole genome shotgun sequence:
ATAACAAGATCCGGACATAGTGGTTGGGAGACATAGCATCATCATCCTCAACAATATGTTTACACCaaaatcatactatcatgttagCCTTACTGTACATGTGTGTGGAGAGGATGAGATTCCTTCGGTCTCCCTTATGACTTTTTGCCTATATAAATAGATGGTAGATGCCAATGAAAAATCAATCAAATTTTAGATCAACATTCAACAGCTCTCAATCTCTTCTCCATATTTTTACAGGAAAAGaaaaatggcagcttatcacgTTCGATCCAACAGTTTCCCCTCTAAACAACATCCTCTCATTTCCGAGTTTGATGGCATATTGAGGTCTTCTGCAGAAGCCTCATCTTCAACATCAATAACCTCAAAACTAAACGGTCTTCAAGATCTCCATGATTGTGTTGACAAGTTGCTTTTGCTACCTCTTAACCAGCAAGCGTTGTCCAAAGAGCATAACGAGAAAAGTCTAAATGAGATTTTGGATGGATCCCTAAGACTCTTGGATATTTGCAACACAGCCAAGGATGCCTTGTTGCTAACAAAGGAATCAACGCAAGAACTTCAATCAATTTTGCGTAGAAGACGCAGTGgagaaatggaattaacaaGTGAGATTAAGAAATTCTTATCCTCTAGAAAAATGATGAAGAAAATGCTCCGCAAGGCCTTGGAAAACAAAAGCAATTTCAGCTCCCTCAAGAAGGAGCAATTGAGCAGTGAAACTGTAAGCATGTTGAGAGAGGTAGAATCAATAGCGTTTGCTGTTTTCGAATCATTGCTTTCATTCATCTCTGGGCCAAAGTCAAGCAACAGCTGGTCATTGGTTACCAAGATGATGAACACCAAAAGAGTGGGTGCAGAGGATGCTAATGAATCGAATGAATTCACAAGTGCTGATGCAGCGTTGAACTTGCTCATCACTGCTAAGAAGGTCAAGAAATCAGATAGCAGCCTAGAAGAGAATGTACAAAAGCAGCTTCAAAACTTGGAGTTGTGCATTGAAGACCTCGAACAAGGAGTTGAGAGCCTTTACAGGCGTTTGATCAAAACAAGAGTTTCTCTACTCAACATCCTCACTCACTAGATCATTACAATATCTTAGATTTGTATCATATATATAGGAATACAAATGTACATGTTTACAAGATATACATCGCATACTTTTTGCGAAAACCAAATTATTAAATACTTTTCTCATATATCTTCTTTGTTTACATTACTTATTTCCAGCCAGctattcaaaaattatattacTTATTTCTAAGTTCTGacatttgaaacaattcaaattcaaagtttaatatcataattaaaatcaaggcaaattatttttaaattttaacatttttaagGTAATGTGGACATTGTCCCACGTAGAATAAATGATAGAGAATTTAGTCATGTATAAAAACATGGGTTGCTCTATTCATTGCCCATTATTTTTGAGATGGAATATTTTCAGTTGTTAATTTTAAAATCAGTGTTAAAAATAAGAGAATTTTGGAAGACCCCGCGTGTTATTAGTTAAGAACTAAgcaacattttttttatagacTAGTCaacataatattaaattaatatagtatctaattttttgttttcatatttttgaaTAAGAGGTATGAATgattaaaaattacaatctaatttTGAAAAGTAATAAATATGAGTCTGTCATCCCTTCTTTTTATGCTTTTTTGAACTTTATAAATACACAATACAATtttgtatataatttatatatttgtttaattaaagattacaaataataatatataataataataaaaaaaaagttttagcaTTACACAATCAACAATGTTTGAATGTGTTTTTGAATGAAAGGTAGCAAAATATTACATAGAATAGTGTCGAATATTCAGCTATTGCATTGTTGTTAATTGATCATTAATAGATTATACATATCGACTATTACTATCTCTAAAAAACTATTtatatatcataattttaaaattaattattattatataatataatatgcacaattttgatttaattaattaatataatatatatagttttactttaattaattagttaatctattatcattatcattatcaaaattaattaatatcaaaataattttcctcactttaattaatctatttaatTTACTTGTTAAAGGAAAGTAAACAAGTTTTCTTATATTAATTCTTATTAGTTTATAGGAAACTACTTTGATGTAATTTTTCCTTATAAATAGTGGAATCATTTACACGAAATTAAAGAGAGATACAAAGAATCataaattcaagagagaaatacTCAAAAATCACTATAAGAGCTTCCAAGAGAGATCAATAACTTCTGGCATCTCTTCTCACAAGTCAATACAAGGAAAAAAAAGTAGGCTATTACCATATCATCACAAGATCAAACTTCTATAAAAATCTCGATATTTTCTTTGCTTTATTTTGATCatttttatcattattattatttaattatttcaaaTCACTTTAATTGACTCATTGTCATtggtttaaaacaaaattaacataaaaatatgGAAAATAGCTTGGAAGTTAAATATCCCTTACAAAGTGCATCAACTTATTTGGCGTGCTCTTAGTGGTTGTTTGGCTACTAAAGTGTAACTAGCAACTAAACATGTTTTACTTGAACATCGTTGCCCTTTGTGCCATCAAGATGCAGAGGCTATTTTTCAGCTTCTTGTTCTTTGTCCCTTTGCCAAGTCTTGCTAGCAGCGATCGCTGCTGAGCTTTGGTGGTGTTGTTGGTGCCTATTTCTGGGACTAATTTGGACGAATTTTGCAATACCAATCGGCATCAGGGCAAAAACATTTGGCCATGGTTCTTTGGGGAATTTTGCATGCTCAAAATGAAGTGATTTAGCAGAATTACTTCAACAACATAAGTTATTCTGTTGGCAAGAGTGGTCCttataatcaataaaaaaatgcTCATCAAAGGAGATTGGGGTCTTTATTTGTTCCTAACGGGTCAGATATTAGACTAGAGTATTGGACAAAATCTATTATTGATACGATTAAGGTAAATGTTGATGGAGAAATCTTTTCGCAAGGTAAATATGGGTGGCTGGTGTGGCTTGTAATGACTCCGATCAACTTATTGAAGCTTTTACCGTGTATCGCTTTTGGTTGTGTAGATGCAGCTAGAAAGGGTGGTTTAGAGTGCAGCTCGAAATTGATTCATTGGTTGTTGTTTAGGGTGTCTTCTTCTTTTGGTCAACTTAATTAAGTTGGAATGTAGATCATTATTGGTCTCTTTACTTTTTGTCAACTAATGTTTTGTTAAACATTTTATAAATAAGTTTGTGTATTGTTTTGTTTGCAGCTCTTGTTTGTATCCAGATTATATTTTCAGTGAGAGTTCTGCTCCTCCTAATCTTTAATCTATTGTATTGATTGAAGCTTATTAATTTATGAAGTTATTACTATTtcctttaaaaagaaaatagcaatatttaatataagaaagataaatatgtatattaaatgTGTGAAATGAAAGTGATAGCACAAAATTAGATTAGGGTTGTTGGAAATTAATGGAAGAGGAGGAAGACATTAAGGTagtgtttggttggaggtaatgaaatgaaatgggaaggaaataattttcattcaatTCTTTTGTTTCCTTTTCACCATTTTGATGGAATGattattctattttgaaatagaaggaaagaccattctaatgtattatgagaaaaaaattaataattttacattttaaattttattccattcctattcctattcttattttaatatttttattcatcCTAACCAAATGCGACCTAAAATCTTTAAGCTCGTCAATAGGAATGTAAATTCTCGCGAGGAAGAAGCTAGGAGAGCTTTTAGAgagatattaaaaaatataaaagagaaaATGGCATGAAAATCGAGAAATTCTTATTGAAGTAAtccaaaaattttcaaattttaaaaacttccTTTCTAATtacatatgtttattttatttatttttttaaaaaaaatcctatTTATGTAAAGTTTTATAAAGAATTCAAGATTTATGaaagggaaattttatttacagctCAAAAATTTCTAAAGGCACCCTATTTtaataacttttattttatttaaaattaatatctttaattatattaattttttttaactttttttttccaattcatattcttaaaaaatagggaaaaaaatagaaaaatacaaaaaaggaaaaaaaattacaaaaatactgtgggccggcccattaaacatttatacagtccacatacaaatatttacaaaaataccacattcactaagccttcagctgtacagagcgaaccatgaaggtgAAAATACCGCGATCGTTTCAAaactgcaaaacaaccaaaatgaaaccaaaacgataaaaatacaactattaattctggcgaaatcaactagaaaagaagacctgcaatgatctaaacagaaaatgacgaaaaaaaatcagaaaaactgtgaagaaactgaaattacacatttgttttctattttattcgatcaaaataactcccctaatatcaaaatctatattcatgaaatgtagatctgtaacaaacagatctggagctcccaccaaattcaaaacaatgtatgatgtgaaaaatttaaaaaaaaaacctcatgaataatacatctacgttatatacagttgcattttgattgattactggtttccaatatatatatttttttagaaacacaataagaagagtaaattcgaattaaggtacaaccagttacgtataagtcagtttattttttgttttggttgccttatagttgcattatcgttttatgttagtttatatattatgtaggaatttaatttgacggggactaagaaatagtagttatacatagtaagttttgtgcaaaatagttgcatattagttttataatgaaataacatatgcaagtagcaaaactataataaaactacaaaacaactgtatacaaactaaaatacaggaaaaactctttgaacatcaacatccattatatatctcattgttacccattgatgatataaaaatggacaggaaacaactagacaaaaaatatattaaaaaaaatacatacagaaggtgtttacactattaaaaaactatgaaaaaactattacaaaatgagaaataatcaaatgaagaaactgaaatgaaaaacaataaaacatctcgaaaaacaaaaacagaaaaaaaaaacaatataaaacagaaattaagactaaacaaacaaaaataaaaaactcataaaaagaacaaaaaaattaaactaaaaaaatagaagccctaaaaaaccaaacaaaactaaaagaaatgttaaaatgaaaaacttaaaatagtaaaatcgataaacacaaaacacactaatgtcaaatacgaaaaaaatttcaaaaaggggggaaacgaaaaagaaaccgaaaacaaacctgagATCGAAGACCAACTCCATCTTAATCATTTTTTGAGCATTATCTTGATGAATTTTTTCCTGGGCAGCaacctttgattttttttaggagGAGCTTGCTCACGTTTCGACAGTTGAGAAGCAAAATCGGAGTCATCGTCTTATTCCTATTAGCTACAGATTTCAACCCAATTTTAGAACTTTTCTTTGGCAAAGGGGGAGGAGAAGAGTTGgagattttatttaaaaaaaaaaaaaaactgaaaagaaattgaaaataataaaaaaaaaggaagaagagaaaaagataaGTGAATGATGTAAGGTGTGTTTGATGTGTAAGTGGTATAATTGTAATAAAAGAAAGAGGAAAGGTAAAAATGATGATGTAAGCGTGTAGGggtttttttgtaataaattgaataaattagatttttgatgtaaaattttctaaaaaatatacctatcaaataaaattaaattatattttaaatattatggcaaaaaaattaaaataaaaaattatatgaaatttttttagaaaaaaataaaaaaatatatacatgagttagaaaaaattatgaaaatgaaaccaaaataagtattgaaattaacataaaataatgtgaagaaaaaattttaaaaaaatattaagaatactttttaaaaattatttaagtttatatattttttttaataatgtaagTGTATTTATAACTTATAAGTTTATAAGTTTATGGGGGTGCAAATACAACTcctatgaaaaaataaaatgacaaaaaccAAATGGCATTTGTCGTAGGGTTGGTGATGAGCTTTAAATGACAGTAGCCCAGTAGAGGCGGCGGCCCAAATCATGGCTATGAGGTGCAACTCTTTTATAACAGTCAGCAACGTGTCTTCACGCGAGCGTTTCACGCCTTATTATTTTCCTTTTTCGTTGAAAACCACtccttatattttatttatttaatttttaaaaaaaaattgggatgGATAATTCCAACTTAAAACCTGAGAAAAAAAATGTGTAGCCActacatttatttttgttattttaaaggAACTTTATACTTTCAGTTGTCATACGTACAtagattttatcattttttttaagaaagttAATAATAATGGGAAAGAAAACAATACAATTAATCAAGTCATTTTCATCATCCCTAATCACTATAAATTATCTGAGATGAGGCGGTGATGAGTCTTGTGACGTTGGATTAGAATAGATCTAGTCAATTTTGCCCGCTTATAAAATATGTATCCGTATCCATTATCCATATATCCAAGCTAGCcaggggcggacccacattgtagcgaggggggggcagtcgcccccctgaaaaaaaaaatcgagaaaaaaatgtatatgtattttacttagttacaacatatatttgtattaaaagatgatatttatagacataatagtaaccttggtgtaatggttaaggtagTTGGTAAATAGGTTAGATGTGAAAGGTTCAAATCCCActaactacactttatattttttttaaaaatttatttatgccccccctcactttaaattctgAGTCCGCCACTGAAGCTAGCTAGCCACTCAAGCAAGGTAACGTTTTAGCTTGGTACACTTGTAAAAGGATATTTGGTTGGAATATTTCTAATGATGGACACGGTCCAAATGCAAGGCATCATAAAAAGCATAAGCTACGTACGTAAAAAATTTCTACTCTCTCATGGGGCACTATCTAGCTTTGTACTATGGATTCACCTTTAAACCTTATAGTTGAAAAAAgtcatataaatatatgatcctataatatgttttatgattttgtcccgtgatgtacttttacttttacggaatgtattccgtggtacattatatgagtctcagggtacattaaatgagtgtcagggtacgtttttactttttaaccctaattacccctagatcaatctcagccgttaGATCAAATAACTCTCTTATCTGATGGctgtcgtacatcacggattacaatccgtgaaagtacaataacgggacaaaatcatatccatatgtttatatataataaatgcaATTATATATGTCTGTCCAAACAAAGCAGGTAATCTTCTAAACAATATTTCTCCCTTAATTTCTAAAAGCATATCCTACTTTTTCCTTATTTTAACTCTTTCACATAATATCATTTTAATATTAAAcagaatatatattttagagACTTCGATctttcttaaatatttctatCAAATAAAGCATATTTTTATGGGAAAGATCTCATCacatcattatatatattaagttgaaGTTACGTGCAATTGCACGTATATTTTAGTtctcttttttaaatattataatttataatttttataatatataatattattgataattttttttttgaaaggattGATAATTTTAGtgtactttttaaaatttttaagtaaACAAACCAtctcattttaaaaagaaattaatatataatataaaagaaaaagaaaaacagtgtgtaaagtttaaaaaataaactctTCATTTTTGTTTATAATTTAAGATAATTATAAGAGGTGTTTCTAATCTTGTATTGCTTTAGTGactaattttattagtataatgaaacaataattaataaataatagtaaATATTCCAATAAGATAATTGTCTTTAACTCATTTCATTTTCATGAAATTCGCTAAGTACATAGACTCAAGAATTAATAGTCCTGTTATGTGAAAATATTgtgcaaattaaagaaataattatcatatcagtagtCAATCAAAGAATGTATTTTCACCTGTAACCCCTAAAGAAAACAATgagtaaaaaaataacaaagtgAAGGTAAGGATAAGAGCATCAACAAAAAGAAAGGGGACTGATATCTTTCAGGAAGCTTTAAAGAGATATGCTCATATCTTTATCATTTTGCTGCTACAAATCTTATGAGACAAATCACTCAATTAAATTAGGATCGGAAGGtacaaaataattctttaatgTAAAAAAGTTTTAGCTTCAAAATATTAGATCAATGGGTTTAACCAATAGTAggtgtaagataaaaaatataatttttttaatttaaaaagagattattaatatttaaaagattgtttaatttttgggtttaattattgggtttatttgttaacgggagatcaaacctaatcgttaaatttaacagaatattctttttatatataaagatatatatatatatatatgctaattAGTTCAATAACCAAATATTATATACATGATAATCCGGGACAAACTAAGTTGTAGAGTTTGTGGCGGTttaatctttttaatttttgtttcacttgtatatatactattgaaGTTTAAATTTTTGCGCTAAAATTCTCTAAACAACTTAACTGGTAGTAAATTTAAGATTACATATAGTTAAGTGTCATTATGGACTGTTTATATATAACGTCATGTTTATATTGGTACacctaatatttttatttaaaaattattttcaaaaattattttgcaactaaattaaattataaaaaataaaaactaaatcatttttaaaaaaataaaaaatattataaattttaaaataatttttacatttttttaataataatattaagtataCTTATATAAATATGATACATGTATAAAAATGTACATATAAACAATCTATATTAACAAataattgtaaaaaataaatgaaattttaaatttattaccaATTTAAGAAGATTTTTTTCACtaaattgaatttaaaaaattaaatgaaagtGGAGTGATAGTTCAGAATATTTAACAGTTAAAAGAAAAACTCATATAATAATGGTATTGGTAGCTATCATAATTATGAACATGCGGTTAAATTGTCTTATGCACAGTAGAAGCCGCCTCGCCACATCTTGGACTTTTTAAACACCATATTTTGAgaggagaaatgctaaaaggtatTAGTGGTGTCTAACACCCTCTTACGTgtcaatatcgttattggtctaattaagtatcgggtctcatataatttaatataatagtttttagggagtatcgctagtcaATCGCAATGCGACAATGTGGAGAAGGTGgtaataacaatgctcttttGGGAGAGTACTCaataatttctttatttatttaatttcacaATTCGGTACTACATTTTCTGAAAGAAAAGAGCAATTGGTACTTAGATAAGATGAGAATTATGGAAAAGGGGCTCACCAAACAACCCCATGTGACTTAAATAATCCAGAGGACTTTAGActtgaatttatttatttaataaataataaaaaattaaaccaaaACCAAAGGTTCACTCTTCCACATATCTGTCTcactctacatatatatataaacaagcACCCCCTACTCAAAGATCAACCAAATTAAATACCAAGAAAggctatttatatatatagtacaagATAGAGATGAAGATTTGGGCATTGACAATTGTGTCCCTGCTGTTGTTGACCATAGAAGGAGGGTCAGCAGAGCAATGTGGAAGACAAGCTGGGGGTGCTCTGTGCCCAGGGGGGCTGTGCTGCAGCGAATTTGGGTGGTGTGGCGACACATCCGAATACTGCAACGATAAATGCCAAAGCCAATGCGGATCAAGTCCTGGGGGTGGGGGCCTTGGTGGTCTAATTTCAAGGGCCACTTTTGATAATATGCTTAAGCATCGTAACGATGGTGCTTGTCCTGCTAGAAACTTTTACACTTACGACGCTTTCATCTCTGCTGCTAAAGCTTTTCCTGGCTTCGGCACCACTGGTGATGATGCAACTAAGAAAAGGGAGATCGCTGCTTTCTTAGCCCAAACTTCCCACGAAACTACAGGTcagtttaattattaaattataacaaTGTTCTAAACAGAGATAAGATACTGCTAGTTTATGAACTAGAACACATTAATTTGATCGGTCCTATACATGAATATCTATCTACACGGGCTAGCTATATGGAACCAACACAAGAGAGTCATCTCACTTGAAATTAAAATCGATCTTAACTTATTTGGAAGTTTTccctaaataatttttttccccttttatgcaaatattttttttgggtcAAATAATATTAAGTAAAGTTATAATTTGgtgtaatagtaattaaaatcattttaaagtttaattgGTCAGGACAAAACTCTATACTTTAATTTTCTTAGACTAAGCAAAATACATATTTGTTTTTTGAGATTTCATATCCTATACCttaattaaaatgtaatttttaggATTTGAATTAGcaaataaagttaaaatataaaatgtcattttattATGGAAAGTACTTGCaccctataatttttttttaattactttatctaatttttgttttaatttttttatcttaatatttaaaatttattttatttttatttaataggtatatttttttttaagaatatgataataaattttttttaaaaaaaaaaaattagtataaattaaaaataattttttttacaaaaaaaaattagaaattttttaaaatgaagtATTTTTATAAGAATTTATAGAGTGAGCATTATGTATTATAGCATCACCCTGTGTATGTAGatattatgtaaatatattgaTCAATGATGatgttatgttatatatataggtgGATGGCCAACGGCACCAGATGGCCCACATTCTTGGGGATACTGCTTCGTGAGGGAGCGAAATCCACCAAGCGATTACTGTAGATCTGACGCTACTTACCCTTGTGCTCCCGGAAGGCAATACTATGGCCGTGGTCCAATGCAACTTTCATGGTAATAccaataatttccataaatgaAATTTAGAAACTAATTTATTCTTAAATCAAGTGATCGATCAACTAACTCATCCTTCAATTTTTAATATGCAAgtaattaagtgtcatgttgGTATGGTTtagtttaattaaattaaaactaattaaacagGAACTACAACTACGGACAATGTGGAAGAGCCATTGGAGTGGACCTACTCAACAATCCAGACCTTGTAGCTACGGACCCTGTAATTTCTTTCAAGGCAGCAATCTGGTTCTGGATGACCCCACAGTCACCGAAGCCATCCTGCCATGACGTCATCACCGGGAGATGGAATCCCTCCGGGGCTGATCAGGCCGCCGGTAGAGTCCCCGGTTACGGTGTGACGACGAACATCATCAACGGCGGGCTTGAGTGCGGGAAAGGCCGGAACGATCAGGTGGAAGACCGAATTGGGTTCTTTAAGAGGTACTGTGATATATTCCGGATTGGGTACGGAAATAATTTGGACTGTTACAACCAAAGGCCTTGGGGAAATGGACTCTTCCAGCTGGATGCGGTCATGTAATTAATACGACTTGTCGTAATAATATGAGAGGAAAACTTTTCTTGTCAATTGTGGGTTAATTAGCTTCCCTTGCGTATAATCTCACTGTCGTTTtggttatatatttatatatatatgatcatcaTGCATATGTTGTAATCTTTTGTATGGTGCTTCTGTGCATGCGTAGAATAATGACTGAGTTTTCCTTAATAAACAAAGATTAATGTCGAAATTAGATCATTAATTATCATGTCTTTTACATTATTTCCTAAATACGTACAACATCATGTCACAAAAGTGGTCTCTGGAATATAATTAAGAGCATCTCCAAGGAGCACACTAAATTTGGTGTTACACTATCACCAAATTTAGTGTCAAAAAGTATTACCACTCCAACcacaacaccaaaaattacactaaaaaaatattccttattattatattatttttttaataaaattaaaaaaattaatatcatattaattaactaaaatcacAACAATGTACCCCTCTAAATGAAAAAGTGATGCATACAACACacagtttaaattttattttcggccTGTTAAATTTCTctgattttttgaaattttgcaagctatatttaataattataatgtacACGACTATGAAATAATAATAGACTAAAAAAGTGTCTTGAATGCTAAAATAGATAGGAATATATCAGTGCACCACTTTTAAAAAGATACATTATTTttggcgtgttaaatttttctaaatttttcaaaattttacaaaatgtcttaaataattataatatgcaCAACTATAAAAATGTTAGACTAAAAAAATTTGTGAGgtactgaaacaaaaatttaataaataaatcaaataatataaatattatttaaaaaaaaaaaaacatataccgTGGTCTACAGAGCACGGCTGTAGCATTAACCTCAAAATGCTGTGTTGAATGGTGCCTCCTTGGAACAAAAAGGAACGGCATTTATATAAAATGTCGCTTCCTTGAAGAAGCTCTAAGAGATACTAGCCGTGATCCTGTTATTATATCCTATTAAGGGGGGCCCTCCTTTGGTTCCCATAGCCATGATCCTGGTATTATGAggacaacaataaaaaaaggcCAAATGTCAATTAATAAGTACTGCTACCTACACAGTACttcttaatttatttaatttacctattttttttttattaattaagcgtttatatattataataaataatctaGAATTCGAACTCAAGACTTCCAATACAATACCATTCTCCTATAATTAACTTAAGCTAGCctcaaattatttaatttaatttccacACTCAAAACTTAAAAATTAGTACTCTTGGTATACATCATATGacatcattaaaaaaattaatgttatatttgtttgtctttttttcttttttttcatgtttttgtctttacaataaaaattaatgttatataaaaataaaaagaaacgaCTTAAAATTTGCATGAGTTGATATtgaaatatatacatatctttattaatttcaaatgctaaaattttaatttttttattattatatatatttgcaaGAACGATTAGAGATATGTaaacattatattatatttagtaggaaaaaaaaaagattttttgatatatatttacatCAATTTTTAGTATTATACTCTAATGCACATTTGTAAAACtaatataattgtttttttttatgaataattgttaattattattttacaatttttttcttacaaatttattttttttttgaatatttttctacaaCTTTtgtgaggttttttttttttgtgattttttttattattaattggcAGTAAAACcctcaaaatttttattttaatttcactTAACCCCAAAACCCAAATTTGGGCGGTAAAACCCCCAAAACTACGattctgttagcaatttaacacttccgtccaaatttagctgttaactgccaggttagcttgtccacgtggacacaatatacacgtggcacaattttattggtccacgtaaaaattatttaaaaaaaattaaaaaattaaaataaa
This window harbors:
- the LOC115716606 gene encoding uncharacterized protein LOC115716606, which codes for MAAYHVRSNSFPSKQHPLISEFDGILRSSAEASSSTSITSKLNGLQDLHDCVDKLLLLPLNQQALSKEHNEKSLNEILDGSLRLLDICNTAKDALLLTKESTQELQSILRRRRSGEMELTSEIKKFLSSRKMMKKMLRKALENKSNFSSLKKEQLSSETVSMLREVESIAFAVFESLLSFISGPKSSNSWSLVTKMMNTKRVGAEDANESNEFTSADAALNLLITAKKVKKSDSSLEENVQKQLQNLELCIEDLEQGVESLYRRLIKTRVSLLNILTH
- the LOC115702336 gene encoding endochitinase; the encoded protein is MKIWALTIVSLLLLTIEGGSAEQCGRQAGGALCPGGLCCSEFGWCGDTSEYCNDKCQSQCGSSPGGGGLGGLISRATFDNMLKHRNDGACPARNFYTYDAFISAAKAFPGFGTTGDDATKKREIAAFLAQTSHETTGGWPTAPDGPHSWGYCFVRERNPPSDYCRSDATYPCAPGRQYYGRGPMQLSWNYNYGQCGRAIGVDLLNNPDLVATDPVISFKAAIWFWMTPQSPKPSCHDVITGRWNPSGADQAAGRVPGYGVTTNIINGGLECGKGRNDQVEDRIGFFKRYCDIFRIGYGNNLDCYNQRPWGNGLFQLDAVM